A section of the Streptomyces sp. Je 1-369 genome encodes:
- the der gene encoding ribosome biogenesis GTPase Der, with protein MNDQIQPEGDGSAEHDHGALGDAEYAQFMELAAEEGFDIEDVEGAIEEAGHGPLPVLAVIGRPNVGKSTLVNRIIGRREAVVEDRPGVTRDRVTYEAEWSGRRFKLVDTGGWEQDVLGIDASVAAQAEYAIEAADAVVFVVDATVGATDTDEAVVRLLRKAGKPVVLCANKVDGPSGEADATALWSLGLGEPHPISALHGRGTGDMLDAVLEALPEAPAQTFGAAIGGPRRIALIGRPNVGKSSLLNKVANEDRVVVNELAGTTRDPVDELIELGGVTWKFVDTAGIRKRVHLQQGADYYASLRTAAAVEKAEVAVILIDSSESISVQDQRIVTMAVEAGRAIVVAYNKWDTLDEERRYYLEREIETELAQVAWAPRVNVSATTGRHMEKLVPAIETALEGWETRVPTGRLNAFLGEIVASHPHPVRGGKQPRILFGTQAGTKPPRFVFFASGFIEAGYRRFLERRLREEFGFEGTPIHVSVRVREKRGRKK; from the coding sequence ATGAACGACCAGATCCAGCCCGAGGGCGACGGCTCCGCCGAGCACGACCACGGGGCGCTCGGCGACGCCGAGTACGCACAGTTCATGGAGCTCGCCGCCGAAGAGGGCTTCGACATCGAGGACGTCGAGGGCGCCATCGAGGAGGCGGGCCACGGCCCGCTGCCCGTCCTCGCCGTCATCGGCCGCCCCAATGTCGGCAAGTCGACTCTGGTGAACCGCATCATCGGCCGCCGCGAGGCCGTCGTGGAGGACCGCCCCGGCGTGACCCGCGACCGCGTCACCTATGAGGCGGAGTGGTCGGGCCGCCGCTTCAAGCTCGTCGACACCGGCGGCTGGGAGCAGGACGTGCTCGGCATCGACGCGTCCGTCGCCGCCCAGGCGGAGTACGCGATCGAGGCGGCGGACGCCGTCGTCTTCGTCGTCGACGCCACGGTCGGCGCCACCGACACGGACGAGGCCGTCGTGCGGCTGCTCCGCAAGGCCGGCAAGCCCGTCGTGCTCTGCGCCAACAAGGTCGACGGACCGTCCGGCGAGGCCGACGCCACCGCCCTGTGGTCCCTGGGCCTCGGCGAGCCGCACCCCATCTCCGCGCTGCACGGCCGCGGCACCGGCGACATGCTGGACGCCGTCCTGGAGGCGCTGCCCGAGGCGCCCGCGCAGACCTTCGGCGCGGCCATCGGCGGACCGCGCCGCATCGCGCTCATCGGCCGTCCGAACGTCGGCAAGTCCTCGCTGCTGAACAAGGTGGCCAACGAGGACCGCGTGGTCGTCAACGAGCTGGCGGGCACCACCCGCGACCCGGTCGACGAGCTCATCGAGCTGGGCGGCGTGACCTGGAAGTTCGTCGACACGGCGGGCATCCGCAAGCGCGTCCACCTCCAGCAGGGCGCGGACTACTACGCGTCGCTGCGCACCGCCGCCGCCGTCGAGAAGGCGGAGGTCGCGGTGATCCTCATCGACTCCTCCGAGTCCATCTCGGTCCAGGACCAGCGCATCGTGACGATGGCCGTCGAGGCGGGCCGCGCGATCGTCGTCGCGTACAACAAGTGGGACACCCTCGACGAGGAGCGCCGCTACTACCTGGAGCGGGAGATCGAGACGGAGCTCGCCCAGGTGGCCTGGGCCCCGCGCGTCAACGTGTCGGCGACCACCGGGCGCCACATGGAGAAGCTGGTCCCCGCGATCGAGACGGCCCTCGAGGGCTGGGAGACGCGCGTGCCGACCGGGCGTCTGAACGCGTTCCTCGGCGAGATCGTCGCCTCCCACCCGCACCCGGTCCGCGGCGGCAAGCAGCCCCGCATCCTCTTCGGCACGCAGGCGGGCACCAAGCCGCCGCGGTTCGTCTTCTTCGCGTCGGGCTTCATCGAGGCGGGCTACCGCCGCTTCCTGGAGCGCCGTCTGCGCGAGGAGTTCGGCTTCGAGGGCACGCCGATCCACGTGTCGGTGCGGGTGCGCGAGAAGCGCGGCCGCAAGAAGTAA
- a CDS encoding pseudouridine synthase has product MRSSSGRNSSGNNGGSRGGNSGGRGGSSGGRGNPRGAGNNRDDKQGGSGRPKKPRPEERRYDVGSGGTHEGPKSGRGASARGGAKGGPKQGQGSGRGRWAPATSREYDARAEERNRERYAGKAKTNLPKTFPGAEQEGERLQKVLARAGYGSRRACEELVEEARVEVNGEIVLEQGLRVDPEKDEIKVDGLTVATQSYQFFSLNKPAGVVSTMEDTEGRQCLGDYVTNRETRLFHVGRLDTETEGVILLTNHGELAHRLTHPKYGVKKVYLAHIVGPIPRDLGKQLKDGIQLEDGYARADHFRVVEQTGKNYLVEVTLHEGRKHIVRRMLAEAGFPVDKLVRVAFGPITLGDQKSGWLRRLSNTEVGMLMQEVDL; this is encoded by the coding sequence ATGCGAAGCAGCAGCGGCAGGAACAGCAGCGGAAACAACGGCGGGAGCCGTGGTGGCAACAGCGGCGGCCGCGGCGGGAGCAGCGGTGGCCGCGGTAACCCCCGCGGTGCCGGGAACAACCGCGATGACAAGCAGGGCGGCTCCGGCCGTCCGAAGAAGCCGCGTCCGGAGGAGCGGCGCTACGACGTGGGCTCCGGCGGCACGCACGAGGGCCCGAAGTCGGGCCGCGGCGCCTCGGCGCGCGGCGGCGCCAAGGGCGGGCCGAAGCAGGGCCAGGGCAGCGGACGGGGGCGTTGGGCCCCGGCCACGTCCCGTGAGTACGACGCGCGGGCCGAGGAGCGCAACCGCGAGCGGTACGCGGGCAAGGCGAAGACCAACCTGCCCAAGACCTTCCCGGGCGCCGAGCAGGAGGGCGAGCGGCTGCAGAAGGTCCTGGCCCGCGCGGGCTACGGCTCGCGCCGCGCCTGCGAGGAACTGGTCGAGGAGGCCCGCGTCGAGGTCAACGGCGAGATCGTCCTGGAGCAGGGGCTGCGCGTCGACCCGGAGAAGGACGAGATCAAGGTCGACGGCCTGACCGTGGCCACGCAGTCGTACCAGTTCTTCTCCCTGAACAAGCCCGCGGGCGTCGTCTCCACCATGGAGGACACCGAGGGCCGTCAGTGCCTGGGCGACTACGTGACCAACCGCGAGACGCGGCTCTTCCACGTGGGGCGGCTCGACACCGAGACCGAGGGTGTCATCCTGCTCACCAACCACGGCGAGCTGGCGCACCGCCTGACCCACCCCAAGTACGGCGTGAAGAAGGTCTACCTCGCGCACATCGTGGGCCCCATCCCGCGTGACCTGGGCAAGCAGCTCAAGGACGGCATCCAGCTGGAGGACGGGTACGCCCGCGCGGACCACTTCCGCGTCGTCGAGCAGACCGGCAAGAACTACCTGGTCGAGGTCACCCTCCACGAGGGCCGCAAGCACATCGTGCGGCGCATGCTCGCCGAGGCCGGGTTCCCGGTCGACAAGCTGGTCCGGGTGGCCTTCGGGCCGATCACTCTGGGCGACCAGAAGTCGGGCTGGCTGCGGCGTCTTTCCAACACGGAGGTCGGGATGCTGATGCAGGAAGTCGACCTCTAG
- the cmk gene encoding (d)CMP kinase: METAETAAPAAVIVAIDGPSGTGKSSTSKAVAAQLGLSYLDTGAQYRAITWWMVHHGIDLTDPTAIAAVAGKPEIVSGTDPAAPTITVDGTDVAGPIRTTDVTSKVSAVSAVPEVRTRITELQRSIAVSAEKGIVVEGRDIGTTVLPDADLKVFLTASPEARAARRSGELKGADIKATQEALIKRDAADSSRKTSPLAKAGDAVEVDTTELTLQQVIECVVTLVEEKRAAK, translated from the coding sequence GTGGAAACAGCCGAAACCGCCGCCCCGGCAGCCGTGATCGTCGCCATCGACGGACCGTCCGGCACGGGCAAGTCGAGCACCTCGAAGGCTGTCGCCGCCCAGCTCGGCCTCAGCTACCTGGACACCGGTGCCCAGTACCGGGCCATCACCTGGTGGATGGTGCACCACGGCATCGACCTCACCGACCCGACGGCGATCGCCGCTGTCGCGGGCAAGCCCGAGATCGTTTCCGGCACCGACCCGGCCGCCCCGACCATCACGGTCGACGGCACCGACGTCGCCGGGCCGATCCGCACCACCGACGTCACCTCGAAGGTCAGCGCGGTCAGCGCCGTCCCCGAGGTCCGCACCCGCATCACCGAGCTCCAGCGCTCCATCGCGGTCTCGGCCGAGAAGGGCATCGTCGTCGAGGGCCGTGACATCGGCACGACCGTGCTGCCCGACGCCGACCTGAAGGTCTTCCTCACCGCGTCGCCCGAGGCGCGCGCCGCCCGCCGCTCCGGCGAGCTGAAGGGCGCCGACATCAAGGCGACGCAGGAAGCCCTGATCAAGCGGGACGCGGCCGACTCCAGCCGCAAGACGTCCCCGCTGGCCAAGGCCGGCGACGCCGTCGAGGTCGACACGACCGAGCTCACGCTCCAGCAGGTCATCGAATGCGTGGTCACCCTCGTCGAGGAGAAGCGGGCCGCCAAGTGA
- a CDS encoding prephenate dehydrogenase — MRTALVIGTGLIGTSAALALASRGVTVHLADHDPGQARTAAALGAGTDEEPAGIVDLCVVAVPPAHVATTLADVMGRGVARAYIDVASVKGGPRRELEALGLDLTPYIGTHPMSGRERSGPLAATADLFEGRPWVLTPTRDTDTEVLNLALELVALCRAVPVVMDADAHDRAVALVSHMPHLVSSMVAARLEHAEESAVRLCGQGIRDVTRIAASDPRMWIDILSANPGPVADLLAQVASDLDETVTALRALQSADSDKWAEGAAGVESMLRRGNAGQVRVPGKHGAAPAAYEVVAVLINDQPGQLARIFADADAAGVNIEDVRIEHATGQQAGLMQLMVEPRSAPVLTAALRERGWSIRQ; from the coding sequence GTGAGAACCGCCCTCGTCATCGGCACCGGCCTGATCGGCACCTCCGCAGCCCTGGCCCTCGCCTCCCGTGGCGTCACCGTCCACCTCGCCGACCACGACCCGGGCCAGGCCCGGACCGCCGCCGCGCTCGGCGCCGGCACGGACGAGGAGCCCGCGGGCATCGTCGACCTCTGCGTCGTCGCCGTACCGCCCGCGCACGTCGCCACCACACTGGCCGACGTGATGGGCCGCGGAGTCGCGCGCGCCTACATCGACGTGGCGAGCGTCAAGGGCGGCCCCCGCCGCGAGCTCGAGGCGCTCGGCCTCGACCTCACCCCGTACATCGGCACGCACCCCATGTCCGGGCGCGAGCGCAGCGGCCCGCTGGCCGCCACCGCCGACCTCTTCGAGGGCAGGCCCTGGGTGCTCACGCCGACCCGGGACACCGACACCGAGGTGCTCAACCTCGCCCTCGAGCTCGTCGCCCTCTGCCGGGCCGTGCCCGTCGTCATGGACGCCGACGCCCACGACCGCGCGGTCGCCCTCGTCTCGCACATGCCGCACCTGGTCTCCAGCATGGTCGCGGCCCGTCTCGAGCACGCCGAGGAGTCCGCGGTACGGCTCTGCGGCCAGGGCATCCGCGATGTCACGCGGATCGCCGCGTCCGACCCGCGGATGTGGATCGACATCCTCTCCGCCAACCCGGGACCCGTCGCCGACCTGCTCGCGCAGGTCGCCTCCGACCTCGACGAGACGGTGACGGCGCTGCGCGCGCTGCAGTCCGCCGACAGCGACAAGTGGGCCGAGGGCGCCGCCGGGGTCGAGAGCATGCTGCGGCGCGGCAACGCGGGACAGGTCAGGGTGCCCGGCAAGCACGGCGCGGCCCCGGCCGCGTACGAGGTCGTCGCGGTGCTCATCAACGACCAGCCGGGCCAGCTGGCCCGTATCTTCGCCGACGCGGACGCCGCGGGCGTCAACATCGAGGACGTCCGCATCGAGCACGCGACCGGGCAGCAGGCCGGTCTGATGCAGCTGATGGTCGAGCCGCGGTCCGCGCCGGTGCTCACGGCGGCGCTGCGGGAACGCGGCTGGTCGATCCGGCAGTAG
- a CDS encoding DNA polymerase beta superfamily protein has translation MHPQDLVRDHTVYSCVMGSRAFGLATDDSDTDRRGIFLAPTPLFWRFDKPPTHVDGPDDEQFSWELERFCELALRANPNTLECLHSPLVEHVTETGRELLALRGAFLSRQAHDTFARYALGQRKKLDADVRTHGAPRWKHAMHLLRLLMSCRDLLRTGELTIDVGDQREPLLAVKRGELSWPRVESWMNRLAAESEDAAVHSPLPAEPDRERVEDFLFRTRRASALEPLKPLKPLKAYADDEVVQRVVRRVGTGQH, from the coding sequence ATGCACCCTCAGGACCTGGTACGCGACCACACCGTCTACTCCTGCGTGATGGGTTCGCGCGCCTTCGGCCTGGCCACGGACGACAGCGACACCGACCGCAGGGGCATCTTCCTCGCCCCCACACCGCTGTTCTGGCGCTTCGACAAGCCCCCGACGCATGTCGACGGGCCCGACGACGAACAGTTCAGCTGGGAGCTGGAACGGTTCTGCGAGCTCGCGCTGCGCGCCAATCCGAACACCCTGGAATGCCTGCACTCCCCGCTCGTCGAGCACGTCACGGAGACCGGGCGCGAACTGCTCGCGCTGCGCGGCGCGTTCCTCTCCCGCCAGGCCCACGACACCTTCGCCCGCTACGCCCTCGGCCAGCGCAAGAAGCTCGACGCCGACGTCCGCACGCACGGCGCCCCGCGCTGGAAACACGCCATGCACCTGCTGCGGCTCCTGATGTCCTGCCGCGACCTGCTGCGCACCGGCGAGCTGACCATCGACGTCGGCGACCAGCGCGAGCCGCTGCTCGCGGTGAAGCGCGGCGAGCTGTCCTGGCCGCGGGTCGAGTCCTGGATGAACCGTCTCGCCGCGGAGTCGGAGGACGCGGCCGTGCACAGCCCGCTCCCCGCCGAACCCGACCGGGAACGGGTCGAGGACTTCCTGTTCCGTACGCGCCGGGCGTCAGCCCTGGAGCCCCTGAAGCCCCTGAAGCCCCTGAAGGCGTACGCGGACGACGAGGTCGTGCAGCGCGTCGTGCGCCGTGTGGGAACCGGGCAGCACTGA
- a CDS encoding lysophospholipid acyltransferase family protein: protein MRGHPRRGEAGRQVTEGASERGAEVGRRIGVGLMYGLWKPRVLGAWRVPASGPVILAVNHSHNVDGPMVMGVAPRPTHFLIKKEAFIGPLGSFLHGIGQLKVDRSVADRTAITRALGVLQQGGVLGIFPEGTRGEGDFASLRAGLAYFAVRADAPIVPVAVLGSTERPGRLIKQLPPLRSRVDVVFGEPFDAGDGSGRRTRKALDEATVRIQERLTGHLENARRLTGR from the coding sequence ATGCGTGGTCACCCTCGTCGAGGAGAAGCGGGCCGCCAAGTGACTGAAGGTGCTTCCGAGCGGGGCGCGGAGGTCGGCCGCCGGATCGGCGTCGGCCTCATGTACGGCCTGTGGAAGCCGCGGGTGCTCGGCGCCTGGCGGGTGCCCGCGAGCGGGCCCGTGATCCTGGCCGTCAACCACTCGCACAACGTCGACGGCCCGATGGTCATGGGCGTCGCGCCCCGGCCCACGCACTTCCTGATCAAGAAGGAAGCGTTCATCGGGCCCCTCGGCTCCTTCCTGCACGGCATCGGCCAGCTGAAGGTGGACCGCTCGGTCGCCGACCGCACGGCCATCACCCGTGCGCTCGGCGTCCTGCAGCAGGGCGGCGTCCTCGGCATCTTCCCGGAGGGCACCCGGGGCGAGGGCGACTTCGCGTCGCTGCGGGCCGGGCTCGCGTACTTCGCGGTGCGGGCCGACGCACCGATCGTGCCGGTCGCGGTGCTGGGAAGCACGGAGCGGCCGGGACGGTTGATAAAGCAGCTGCCCCCGCTCCGCAGCCGCGTCGACGTCGTCTTCGGGGAGCCCTTCGACGCGGGCGACGGCAGCGGCCGCCGCACGCGCAAGGCGCTCGACGAGGCGACCGTGCGCATCCAGGAGCGGCTCACCGGCCACCTGGAAAACGCCAGGCGCCTGACCGGGCGCTGA
- a CDS encoding NUDIX hydrolase encodes MQGYDKHAFEPFAVTVDLAVFTIRDGALHVLLVERGQEPYAGRWALPGGFVLPDESAEAAAGRELAEETGIADVGRLHLEQVRTYSDPDRDPRMRVVSVAFAALVPDPPEVRGGGDAAHAAWLPYSPATYRPLAFDHDRILADAHDRVGAKLEYTGLATAFCAPEFTLGELRQVYEAVWGAELDPANFRRKVVGTAGLVEAVPGAARLTGGRGKPAALFRAGAASALHPPLLRPAPEGQPS; translated from the coding sequence ATGCAGGGGTACGACAAGCACGCCTTCGAGCCGTTCGCCGTCACCGTGGACCTGGCCGTGTTCACCATCCGCGACGGCGCGCTGCACGTCCTGCTCGTCGAGCGCGGCCAGGAGCCGTACGCGGGCCGCTGGGCACTGCCCGGCGGCTTCGTGCTGCCCGACGAGTCCGCCGAGGCGGCCGCGGGGCGTGAGCTCGCCGAGGAGACCGGGATCGCCGACGTCGGACGGCTGCACCTGGAGCAGGTGCGCACCTACAGCGACCCTGACCGCGATCCGCGCATGCGGGTCGTCTCCGTCGCCTTCGCGGCGCTCGTCCCCGACCCGCCGGAGGTGCGGGGCGGGGGCGACGCCGCCCATGCGGCCTGGCTGCCCTACAGCCCCGCCACCTACCGGCCGCTCGCCTTCGACCACGACCGGATCCTCGCCGACGCCCACGACCGCGTCGGCGCCAAACTGGAGTACACCGGGCTCGCCACCGCCTTCTGCGCGCCCGAGTTCACCCTCGGCGAGCTGCGCCAGGTCTACGAAGCGGTGTGGGGCGCCGAGCTCGACCCCGCCAACTTCCGCCGCAAGGTGGTCGGCACGGCAGGGCTCGTCGAAGCCGTGCCCGGCGCCGCGCGGCTGACCGGCGGACGCGGGAAGCCCGCGGCCCTCTTCCGGGCCGGGGCCGCCTCCGCCCTGCACCCGCCCCTGCTCCGCCCCGCCCCGGAAGGACAGCCCTCATGA
- a CDS encoding segregation and condensation protein A: protein MASNSEPAPPAPSRRRALGRGPGAAPAEQAVAEEQVSAPEPPAEPAEPPEPPEPPEPAEPDDGRFKVRLANFEGPFDLLLQLISKHKLDVTEVALSKVTDEFMAHIRAMGTDWDLDQTTEFLVVAATLLDLKAARLLPTAEVEDEADLALLEARDLLFARLLQYRAYKHVADIFSGRLDDEARRYPRTVGLEPHHAELLPEVVISIGAEGFAKLAVKAMQPRAKPQVYVEHIHAPLVSVQEQAGLVVARLREQGETSFRVLVEDAGDTLTVVARFLALLELYREKAVALDQEDPLGELMVRWTGGDGAAEPTVTDEFDRAPEPLEEKA from the coding sequence ATGGCCTCGAACAGTGAACCCGCACCGCCCGCACCCTCCCGCCGCCGCGCCCTGGGCCGCGGGCCCGGCGCGGCGCCCGCGGAGCAGGCAGTGGCGGAGGAGCAGGTTTCGGCTCCGGAACCCCCGGCCGAGCCCGCAGAGCCCCCAGAGCCCCCAGAGCCCCCGGAGCCCGCAGAGCCCGACGACGGGCGGTTCAAGGTCCGGCTCGCGAACTTCGAGGGGCCCTTCGATCTGCTGCTCCAGCTGATCTCGAAGCACAAGCTGGACGTCACCGAGGTCGCGCTCTCCAAGGTCACCGACGAGTTCATGGCGCACATCCGGGCCATGGGAACCGACTGGGACCTGGACCAGACGACCGAGTTCCTGGTCGTCGCCGCCACGCTGCTCGACCTCAAGGCCGCGCGGCTGCTGCCCACCGCCGAGGTCGAGGACGAGGCCGACCTCGCGCTGCTCGAGGCACGGGACCTGCTCTTCGCGCGGCTCCTCCAGTACCGCGCGTACAAACACGTCGCGGACATCTTCAGCGGGCGGCTCGACGACGAGGCGCGGCGCTATCCGCGGACCGTCGGCCTCGAACCGCACCACGCCGAACTGCTCCCGGAAGTCGTCATCAGCATCGGGGCGGAAGGGTTCGCCAAGCTCGCCGTGAAGGCGATGCAGCCCCGCGCCAAGCCGCAGGTGTACGTGGAACACATCCACGCCCCGCTCGTCTCCGTGCAGGAACAGGCGGGGCTCGTCGTCGCCCGGCTCCGGGAGCAGGGGGAGACCAGCTTCCGGGTGCTCGTGGAGGACGCGGGGGACACCCTCACCGTCGTCGCCCGCTTCCTCGCCCTCCTGGAGCTCTACCGCGAGAAGGCCGTCGCCCTGGACCAGGAGGACCCCCTCGGCGAGCTGATGGTGCGCTGGACCGGCGGGGACGGCGCCGCGGAGCCGACCGTGACCGATGAGTTCGACCGGGCGCCCGAGCCCTTGGAGGAGAAGGCGTGA
- a CDS encoding DNA polymerase beta superfamily protein, which produces MTVDLGPDLDIDLTSVVAEQRDPLLFATVSGAHLYGFPSRDSDVDLRGVHLLPVTDLVGLREPEETRSRMWDRDGVEMDLVTHDLRKFVRLMLRHNGYVLEQLLSPLVVHTTDVHAELVAHAPDVLTSHHAHHYRGFAKTQWRLFEKNGELKPLLYTFRVLLTGIHLMRGGAVVAHLPTLIGEVDAPAYLPELVAAKGEAEHGGADVDHARVAADVERLHAVLDEAQAASVLPGSHTAHDALHDLVVRVRLQGLQGLQGLQG; this is translated from the coding sequence ATGACTGTGGACCTCGGCCCCGACCTGGACATCGACCTGACCTCCGTCGTCGCCGAGCAGCGTGACCCGCTGCTCTTCGCGACGGTCTCCGGGGCGCACCTGTACGGCTTCCCCTCCCGCGACTCGGACGTGGACCTGCGGGGCGTGCACCTGCTGCCGGTGACCGACCTGGTGGGGCTGCGGGAGCCGGAGGAGACGCGGTCGAGGATGTGGGACAGGGACGGCGTCGAGATGGACCTCGTCACGCACGACCTGCGCAAGTTCGTGCGGCTGATGCTGCGCCACAACGGATACGTCCTGGAGCAGCTGCTCTCCCCGCTGGTCGTGCACACCACCGACGTGCACGCGGAGCTCGTCGCGCACGCCCCGGACGTCCTCACCAGCCACCACGCCCACCACTACCGGGGGTTCGCGAAGACCCAGTGGCGGCTCTTCGAGAAGAACGGCGAGCTCAAGCCGCTGCTCTACACGTTCCGTGTGCTGCTGACCGGGATCCATCTGATGCGCGGCGGTGCCGTGGTGGCGCATCTGCCCACGCTGATCGGCGAGGTGGATGCCCCCGCCTATCTGCCCGAGCTCGTCGCCGCCAAGGGTGAGGCCGAGCACGGCGGCGCCGACGTGGACCACGCGCGCGTGGCCGCCGACGTGGAGCGGCTGCACGCCGTCCTCGACGAGGCGCAGGCGGCGTCAGTGCTGCCCGGTTCCCACACGGCGCACGACGCGCTGCACGACCTCGTCGTCCGCGTACGCCTTCAGGGGCTTCAGGGGCTTCAGGGGCTCCAGGGCTGA
- a CDS encoding ADP-ribosylglycohydrolase family protein, producing MKRAATGSLIGLALGDALGFPTEFDDVPSILAKCGPWREMALPEPAYITDDTQMTLALSRGLRTAMDRGTLGPKRLERPLREEFVDWYQSPENNRAPGNTCLKACCLLKTGKPWEEASQVHSKGCGANMRVAPVGLAPGLDDGQRAGAAQLQSALTHGHPTALAASDLTAHAVRLLAAGAEPTGLVGLLRSYAYDNRETYHERWLGELWTRGGDASPEAFIARGWDECLGALERLRDALRSPSPETDPCLATGEGWIAEEAFATGLLCFLMFVDEPVTALRRAACTSGDSDSIACLTGAFAGAHLGADAWPAEWADRIEHRVELQAFGALWDA from the coding sequence ATGAAGCGTGCCGCCACGGGATCCCTCATAGGGCTCGCCCTCGGGGACGCGCTCGGCTTCCCGACCGAGTTCGACGACGTGCCCTCGATCCTTGCCAAGTGCGGGCCCTGGCGTGAGATGGCGCTGCCGGAACCGGCGTACATCACCGACGACACGCAGATGACGCTCGCCCTGAGCCGCGGCCTGCGCACCGCCATGGACCGGGGGACGCTCGGGCCCAAGCGTCTCGAGCGGCCGCTGCGCGAGGAGTTCGTGGACTGGTACCAGTCGCCGGAGAACAACCGCGCGCCCGGCAACACCTGCCTCAAGGCCTGCTGCCTCCTCAAGACCGGCAAGCCGTGGGAGGAGGCGAGCCAGGTGCACTCCAAGGGCTGCGGCGCCAACATGCGCGTCGCACCGGTCGGACTCGCACCCGGGCTCGACGACGGACAGCGGGCGGGCGCCGCCCAGCTCCAGTCCGCCCTCACCCACGGCCACCCGACCGCGCTCGCCGCCTCCGACCTCACCGCCCACGCCGTCCGGCTGCTCGCCGCGGGCGCCGAGCCGACGGGCCTGGTCGGGCTGCTTCGCTCGTACGCGTACGACAACCGGGAGACGTACCACGAGCGCTGGCTCGGCGAGCTGTGGACGCGGGGCGGGGACGCGTCGCCCGAGGCGTTCATCGCGCGCGGCTGGGACGAATGCCTCGGCGCCCTCGAGCGGCTCCGTGACGCGCTGCGCTCGCCGTCGCCCGAGACGGACCCCTGTCTCGCGACCGGCGAGGGCTGGATCGCCGAGGAGGCCTTCGCCACCGGGCTGCTCTGCTTCCTGATGTTCGTCGACGAGCCGGTCACCGCGCTGCGCAGGGCCGCCTGCACGTCGGGGGACTCGGACTCGATCGCCTGCCTCACGGGCGCCTTCGCCGGGGCCCACCTCGGCGCGGACGCCTGGCCGGCCGAGTGGGCGGACCGGATCGAACACAGGGTCGAGCTCCAGGCGTTCGGGGCGCTCTGGGACGCTTGA
- the aroH gene encoding chorismate mutase, giving the protein MAVRAVRGAVQLERDEAGHMAEQVGALLTGVLERNGLTQDDLISIWFTATPDLHCDFPAAAARGLGIVDVPLICAQELDIEGALPRVVRVLAHIDTDRARSEITHVYLGAAAALRKDIAQ; this is encoded by the coding sequence GTGGCGGTACGAGCGGTCCGGGGCGCCGTCCAGCTGGAACGGGACGAGGCCGGGCACATGGCCGAGCAGGTCGGCGCGCTGCTCACCGGCGTCCTGGAGCGGAACGGTCTGACGCAGGACGACCTGATCAGCATCTGGTTCACGGCCACGCCCGACCTGCACTGCGACTTCCCCGCGGCCGCCGCCCGCGGACTCGGCATCGTCGACGTACCGCTGATCTGCGCACAGGAGCTGGACATCGAGGGCGCCCTGCCCCGCGTCGTCCGCGTCCTCGCGCACATCGACACCGACCGGGCCCGCTCCGAGATCACCCACGTGTACCTCGGCGCCGCGGCCGCACTCCGCAAGGACATCGCCCAGTGA
- the scpB gene encoding SMC-Scp complex subunit ScpB has product MSTQSPVGELAGAVADLELRPALEAVLMVVDEPATEEHLAKILQRPRRAVAVALRELADEYTVQKRGFELRLVAGGWRFYSRPEYAAAVEGFVLDGQQARLTQAALETLAVVAYRQPVSRSRVSAVRGVNCDGVMRTLLQRGLVEEAGAEPETGAILYRTTNYFLERMGLRGLDELPELAPFLPEADAIEGETQEGVPSFDPDAPDAPGYGYTQDTAD; this is encoded by the coding sequence GTGAGCACGCAGAGCCCCGTCGGGGAGCTTGCCGGTGCCGTGGCCGATCTGGAGCTGCGGCCCGCCCTCGAGGCGGTCCTGATGGTGGTGGACGAGCCCGCCACCGAGGAGCACCTCGCGAAGATCCTGCAACGGCCGCGGCGCGCCGTCGCCGTCGCGCTGCGGGAGCTCGCCGACGAGTACACCGTGCAGAAGCGCGGCTTCGAGCTGCGGCTCGTGGCCGGTGGGTGGCGGTTCTACTCGCGGCCCGAGTACGCCGCCGCCGTGGAGGGCTTCGTCCTGGACGGGCAGCAGGCGCGGCTCACCCAGGCGGCCCTGGAGACCCTCGCCGTCGTCGCGTACCGCCAGCCGGTCAGCCGTTCCCGGGTCTCCGCGGTGCGCGGAGTGAACTGTGACGGCGTGATGCGCACGCTCCTCCAGAGGGGTCTGGTGGAGGAGGCGGGCGCGGAACCCGAAACAGGTGCGATCCTGTACAGGACGACGAACTACTTCCTGGAGCGGATGGGCCTGCGCGGCCTGGACGAGCTCCCGGAGCTCGCGCCCTTCCTCCCCGAGGCGGACGCGATCGAAGGGGAGACGCAGGAAGGTGTCCCGTCGTTCGACCCGGACGCACCCGATGCGCCGGGGTACGGGTACACCCAGGACACAGCCGACTAG